A window of the Pseudomonas fluorescens genome harbors these coding sequences:
- the ureE gene encoding urease accessory protein UreE, which translates to MLVIHRRIDPQPVWAAELHLTFEARSKSRLRCFSAEGEDVGLFLERGQPPLYDGECLQAEDGRIVRVCARPEQLLHVTCANAFELTRAAYHLGNRHVALQVGDGWLRLLDDYVLKAMLEQLGATVESIEAPFQPEHGAYGGGHHHSRHGDEDFNYAPKLHQFGVRL; encoded by the coding sequence ATGCTGGTGATTCATCGCAGAATCGACCCCCAACCCGTCTGGGCCGCCGAGTTGCACCTGACCTTCGAAGCCAGGAGCAAAAGCCGCCTGCGCTGTTTCAGTGCCGAAGGCGAAGACGTCGGACTGTTTCTGGAGCGCGGCCAGCCGCCGCTGTATGACGGCGAATGCCTGCAAGCCGAAGATGGCCGGATCGTCCGGGTCTGCGCCCGCCCCGAACAACTGCTGCACGTCACCTGCGCCAATGCCTTTGAACTGACCCGCGCTGCCTATCACCTGGGCAATCGCCACGTCGCGCTGCAAGTCGGTGACGGCTGGTTGCGGCTGCTCGACGATTACGTGCTGAAAGCGATGCTCGAACAACTCGGCGCCACCGTGGAATCGATCGAAGCGCCGTTCCAGCCGGAACACGGCGCCTACGGTGGCGGCCATCACCATTCGCGGCACGGTGACGAAGACTTCAACTACGCGCCGAAACTCCACCAGTTCGGCGTCCGTTTGTGA
- a CDS encoding TetR family transcriptional regulator translates to MLPRAEQKQQTRNALMDAARHLMESGRGFGSLSLREVTKTAGIVPTGFYRHFADMDELGLVLVSEVGQTFRETIRLVRHNEFVMGGIIDASVRIFLDVVSANRSQFLFLAREQYGGSLPVRQAIGRLREDISSDLAADLALMPKLQHLNREGLSVMADLIVKSVFATLPDIIDPPAEALPEHLTPQAKITQQLRFIFIGLKHWQGLGSTE, encoded by the coding sequence ATGCTGCCCCGCGCCGAACAGAAACAACAGACCCGCAACGCCCTGATGGACGCTGCCCGCCACTTGATGGAAAGCGGCCGAGGATTCGGCAGCCTGAGCCTGCGTGAAGTGACGAAAACCGCCGGCATCGTCCCCACCGGTTTCTACCGACATTTCGCCGATATGGACGAACTCGGCCTGGTACTGGTCAGCGAAGTCGGCCAGACCTTCCGCGAAACCATCCGCCTGGTACGCCACAACGAATTCGTCATGGGCGGGATCATTGATGCGTCGGTGCGAATCTTCCTTGATGTGGTCAGCGCCAACCGTTCGCAATTCCTGTTTCTGGCCCGCGAGCAATACGGCGGATCGTTGCCGGTGCGTCAGGCGATTGGCCGTTTGCGTGAGGACATCAGCTCCGACCTGGCGGCGGATCTGGCCTTGATGCCCAAGCTCCAGCACCTCAATCGCGAAGGCCTGAGCGTGATGGCCGACCTGATCGTCAAATCAGTGTTCGCCACCCTGCCGGACATCATCGATCCGCCCGCCGAAGCCCTGCCCGAGCATTTGACGCCACAGGCGAAGATCACTCAGCAGTTGCGCTTCATCTTTATCGGGTTGAAGCACTGGCAAGGGCTCGGCAGTACCGAGTGA
- a CDS encoding urease accessory protein UreF, whose amino-acid sequence MNPAWALLRLASPQLPIGGYSYSQGLEMAVDNGRVDSPDSARRWISDQLLLNLARFEAPMLLAHCQAAADENWDELRKLCESHRASRETRELHLESRQMGYSLQQLLNGLPELDQVARDFLEHCTEPHLALCWALAARAWQISPQDALAAWLWSWLENQLAVLMKTLPLGQQAAQRLTSELLPLLQQAQQDATRINPEHLGSAAFGLSLACMAHERQYSRLFRS is encoded by the coding sequence GTGAACCCGGCCTGGGCGCTGCTGCGCCTGGCCAGTCCGCAATTGCCGATTGGCGGCTACAGCTATTCCCAGGGCCTGGAAATGGCTGTGGATAACGGCCGCGTCGACAGCCCGGATAGCGCCCGCCGCTGGATCAGCGATCAATTGCTGCTAAACCTCGCGCGGTTCGAGGCGCCCATGCTGCTCGCCCATTGCCAGGCCGCCGCGGACGAAAACTGGGATGAATTGCGCAAGCTCTGCGAAAGCCACCGCGCCAGCCGCGAAACCCGCGAACTGCATCTGGAGAGCCGGCAGATGGGTTACTCGTTGCAGCAATTGCTCAACGGCTTGCCCGAACTCGATCAGGTCGCGCGGGACTTTCTCGAACACTGCACCGAACCGCACCTGGCCCTGTGCTGGGCACTGGCCGCCCGCGCCTGGCAAATCAGCCCGCAGGACGCCCTCGCTGCGTGGCTGTGGAGCTGGCTGGAAAACCAGCTCGCGGTGCTGATGAAAACCCTGCCGCTGGGCCAGCAAGCCGCCCAACGCCTGACCAGCGAACTGCTGCCGCTGCTGCAACAGGCGCAGCAGGACGCCACCCGAATCAATCCCGAACACCTCGGCAGCGCCGCGTTCGGTCTGTCCCTGGCGTGCATGGCCCATGAGCGCCAGTACAGCCGCCTGTTCCGTTCCTAG